cgaggcgctctgattgtttttgttgtagaatacaatagaggatatattcacgcgttatataaacggaaacaatgatgtataaaatagatttttaagttaaaaatagtcaatgaaaagaatatagtgacggagctcaaacgcagtacagccgtcaacagcaaacagcaaacaggaaggaagagtgccttgtgttcgtgcCGGCCTTCTCTcatgttgtcctgagaccccagcCTGGATATGTGCCCAAGgctcccaccactcccttccgagaccaggtggtgaacctgcaagtgctgcccctggaggaggcagatccagccttggcaTCGTTGTGTCCCGTAACaacgcttcgcatatacgtgaatcgcacccagagctttagaagctctgggcagctcctggtctgctttggaggtcagcagaaggggaaggctgtctctaagcagaggttggcccactggatagtggaggccatcgccttggcttaccattcccaaggcgagccgtgccccctgggggtgagggccactccacacggagtgtggcctcctcctatgcgctggCGCAcagcgcctctctggcagacatctgtcgagctgcgggctgggcgacactcaacacctttgcgaggttttacaacctccgtgtggAGCCAGTTTCTttccgtgtgttgggtaacaggtaattagcgggaagggctggctgggtgtcacgcttgctgcgccattccccctaacacaggGATGCgagcgcctttcttctcccagtagagttccccggttggcgcaCCCTGGTTGaccatcctccagcaccctcggcagtcagacttggcAGAGCAGTCTGTCGCAaggcccagtactggtgttagcatgcccggagttccggtcagcccctgtactgggctaggtgttcatatggcttggttccctacaggtaatcccatatgtatattcttccacggtaaggtttccttcttggcaaacccgtgtcttcccttgacagacccgttctgtcagtctcttctggcagccgttccatccctactctaaggtaggacctgcctcagagaccccttccatatgtagtactgccccctgggtcagtccatatcagtatctccacatgtcacctccttatgggtaggatgtggtctccgtagtgaccttttcctaaggctcgcttccccattgtcttgccaagctgaaaggacaaatagggaagatttgaagcaatcttttctctgaaggttgaaatcccttccattaactttatgtgggcagaacagcagcgtggccttctccagcagtgatgtactcaccctttggccccttcggtagcaaggtcagtgaatttgcgctggggctttgggaaggttacaacCTTAAgcatagcttttgtggcacgccagggcttgtcgacaattgcagtgccacagggttgtgatggtgttcaggttgtggcgtttttcataggaccccatatgtcgttcgatataactcgtagtgactgacagatagggaacgtctcggttccctgatggagggaacggagacgttatgtccccatgccacaaccttgaaccattcgctgttgccgggacacgttctcggctcctcagtgtaaaacctaatgagtggatgaaCCTGTCGCcttatttatacccgttggcacggggagtggttcaggtatgttaatccacttgccaattttcattggcgttttctcttaaattcagagatcattggcctcccaagtgagaccccatatgtcgttcgacagaacgtctccgttccctccatcagggaacgagggttacgtacgtaactgAGACGttttaaaaagtttgagaactaATGGTTTAaagctttttaagaacttttcagtaaacccttccttctttccccttgtagagtcatcaatgATCCAGCTTGTttttgaaacattggtaagaaattgttcatctgctacattgcagtCACTTCTggtagagatgctttgaccttttgtgataggttttgattgtgattagtttaataaaaatgtactgaatttgattgtacgtattttactacactgtattgctagtgttctgattaaaacagtgtaactgggggctctgaaaacactgcttgtgaataatttgttaatattgtaaattttcattTGAATACATTAGAtacgtgtttaatgaatagtgtttaatgaacacgctgcagttttccacaagttcatcaaacaaccgcagtaagaatatttcatcaagcacggtgagtaatggcttctcctacaattgttatttgcacctcttgccacatgtacagtttatctatctctgtcgctgatgagggattcacatgtgataaatgcagggaaacagttaggctgacagagaagatttcagaattagagacacgcatccaaactttaattgaggacagtaagaatgttagggatctagatatggctttggatgcgtctagctcagggattcctgtacattgtccggttccagcagagcccctgcagcagggcaactgggtgacggtgaggcagcgtagtcgtgggtcaaaacaccgctcttctgttccgatcaaaacattaaacaggttctccccactcagtgatgcacccactgagaaacctgatgaaagtgctctagttattggtgattctattgtacggaacgtgaatataaagacaccagccaccatagtcaaatgtttaccgggagccagagcgcctgacatcttggcaaatttaaaagtgctggctaatgctaaacgtaaatacagtaagattgttattcatgccggcgctaatgatgttcgacttcgccagtcggagatcactaaaaataactttaaagaggtgtgtgaacttgcaagcacgatgtcagacactgtaatatgctctggtcccctccctgtttaccgtggtgacgagatgcatagcagattgtcatcactcaatggctggatgtctaagtggtgcccacagaataacataggttatatagacaattggacgagcttttggggcagacctgacctgtttaaaagagatggtcttcatccctcatggggtggcgccactcttctgtctagaaatatggcaaatagtcttagtgtttatacttgactaactggggcccaggtcaggaagcagacagactggctaaaccgaccgtctgctagctgcctcccgtcacagaggtcagttaattctcagcacatagagactctttcacctagatatcacactatagagactgtgtctgttccacgaactagaaaatacaaaaaacgtccaaaccaagttaaggttaacaatttaattgaggttcaacgaataaaaaacaaatgcaatatggataaacaaatgataaagattggcttattgaatatcagatccatttctacgaaaacactttttgtaaataatatgataactgatcataatatagatgtgctctgcttgacagaaacctggctaaaacctgatgattacattattttaaatgagtccaccccccaagattattgttataaacacgagccgcgtctaaaaggcaaagggggaggagttgcttcaatttataataacgttttcagaatttctcagagggcaggcttcaagtataactcgtttgaagtaatggtgcttcatataacattatccagagaaaccaatgttaatgataaatcccctgttatgtttgtactggatactgtatacaggccaccagggcaccatacagactttattaaagagtttggtgattttacatccgagttagttctggctgcagataaagtcttaatagttggtgattttaatatccatgtcgataatgaaaaagatgtattgggatcagcatttatagacattctgaactctattggtgttagacaacacgtttcaggacctactcattgtcgaaatcatactctagatttaatactgtcacatggaattgatgttgatagtgttgaaattatgcagccaagtgatgatatctcagatcattatttagttctgtgtaaacttcatatagccaaaattgtaaattctacttcttgttacaagtatcgaagaaccatcacttctaccacaaaagactgctttttaagttatcttcctgatgtatccgaattccttagcatatccaaaacctcagaacaacttgatgatgtaacagaaactatggactctctcttttctagcactttaaatacagttgctcctttacgcttaagaaaggttaaggaaaacagtttgacaccatggtataatgagcatacgcgcaccctaaagagagcagcccgaaaaatggagcgcagctggaggaaaacaaaactagaggtatttcgtattgcttggcgggaaagtagcatatcctacagaaaagcattaaaaactgctagatctgattacttttcttctcttttagaagaaaacaaacataaccccaggtatttattcaatacagtggctaaattaacgaaaaataaagcctcaacaagtgttgacatttcccaacaccacagcagtaatgactttatgaactactttacttctaaaatcgatattattagagataaaattgcaaccattcagccgtcagctacagtttcgcatcagacagtgcactatagaccccctgaggaacagttccactcattctctactatatgagaggaagaattgtataaacttgttaaatcatctaaacttacaacatgtatgttagaccctataccatctaagctcttaaaagaggtgcttccagaagtcataggtcctcttctgactattattaattcctcattgtcattaggatatgtccccaaaaccttcaaactggctgttattaagcctctcataaaaaagccacaacttgaccccagagaactagttaattatagaccaatctcgaatctcccttttctgtccaagatactagaaaaggtggtatcctcacaattatattccttcttagagaataatggtatatgtgaggatttccattcaggatttagaccgtatcatagtactgaaactgctctccttagagttacaaatgatctgctcttatcatctgatcgtgggtgtatctctctattagttttattggatcttagtgctgcgtttgacacaattgaccacaacattcttttgcatagacttgaacactttgttggcatcagtggaagtgcattagcatggtttaaatcgtacttatatgaccgccatcagttcgtagcagtgaatgaagatgtatcatatcgatcacaagtgcagtatggagtacctcaaggctcagttctagggccgctactcttcacgctttatatgttacccttgggagatatcatcaggaaacatggtgttagctttcactgttatgctgatgatacgcagctctatatttccttttagcccggtgaaacacaccaatttgaaaaactaatggaatgcatagtcgatataaaaaattggatgacgagtaatttcttactgctaaattcagaaaaaacagaggtgttaatcatagggcctaaaaactctacttgtaataacctagaacactgtctaagacttgatggttgctctgtcaattcttcgtcatcagttaggaacctaggtgtgctacttgatcgcaatctttccttagaaagccacgtttctagcatttgtaaaactgaattttttccatctcaaaaatatgtctaaattacggcctatgctctcaatgtcaaatgcagaaatgttaatccatgcatttatgacttcaaggttagactattgtaatgctttattgggtggttgttctgcacgcttggtaaacaaactacagctagtccaaaatgcagcagcaagagttcttactagaaccaggaagtatgaccatattagcccggtcctgtccacactgcactggctccctatcaaacatcgtatagattttaaaatattgcttattacttataaagccctgaatggtttagcacctcagtatttgaatgagctccttttacattatactcctctacgcccgctacgttctcaaaactcaggcaatttgataatacctagaatatcaaaatcaactgcgggcggcagatccttttcctatttggcgcctaaactctggaataacctacctaacattgttcgggaggcagacacactcttgcagtttaaatctagattaaagacccatctctttaacctggcatacacataacatactaatatgcttttaatatccaaatccgttaaaggatttttaggctgcattaattaggtaaactggaaccggaacacttcacataacactgtactttctacatcattagaagaatggcatctacgctaatatttgtctgtttctctcttgttccgaggtaaccgtggccacgagatccagtctgtgtccagatcagagggtcactgcagtcgcccggatccagtacgtatccagaccagatggtggatcagcacctagaaaggacctctactgccctgaaagacagcggagaccaggacaactagagccccagatacagatcccctgtaaagaccttgtctcagaggagcaccaggacaagaccacaggaaacagatgattcttctgcacaatctgactttgctgcagcctggaattgaactactggtttcgtctggtcagaggagaactggccccccaactgagcctggtttctcccaaggtttttttctccattctgtcaccgatggagtttcggttccttgccgctgtcgcctctggcttgcttagttggggtcacttcatctacagcgatatcattgacttgattgcaaattaaaacagacactatttcaactgaacagagatgacataactgaattcaatgatgaactgcctttaactatcattttgcattattgagacactgttttccaaatgaatgttgttcagtgctttggcgcaatgtattttgtttaaagcactatataaataaaggtgattgattgattgattgattgtccactttgtttccaacctcactgttgctgaactgtaaagtgaaaatattgtgtgatttattttgcattcagttttcaattaaatatatttcacaatatcaaagttattgtgaaacattgtgaacatacctaaactcactggttaaatcttatctGCCCTCCAGAaatttgcgctctgcaagtgaaggACTCCTTgtagtgccatcccaaagaagttcaaaatcactctcactgtccttttcctggactgtgcccagctggtggaatgaactcccaatctcaattcgtacagctgagtctttattcattttcaagaaacatctaaagactcatctttttcaccagaacttaaccaactaatattaaaacttttccttattttcttgtctttcttataaaaaaaacctggctatgtgttctgttctagactaactgagacttgtcatggcacttgtataattttgttgttctcttgttgacctgactgcttctattgttctcatttgtaagtcgctttggataaaagcgtctgttaaatgattaaatgtaaatgtttatacaggacggtacagaaagcacacgtgggagagagtggaggggacggcgtcagaaaggaccttgcgcagggacactttcaaggatcacccgaaggaCAGCCACACTATGCACGAGGCTGtttgttctaacattttagagtcccATTCGGTAGTAATTCTGCCTTCCCCatggtaaagaagacacagtccgggggggttccccttagtaccccccccccccactcggGGTGCTCTCTCTAATGCTGGGCCTTTGGAATTGTCCTAATCTTCCCTCCCCTTACAGCGGTCCTGGTTGAAGGTTCCCATCTCtaactgtgcaacacatttttattgcacaaatgtacacatctcttgtaatgagacacattactaaaacgtgtttttgacagaaactgtagttttccaccaaaataaaagatcgaCTGGTTTCAGTcctaaaggtacaagggtttgtcttgcaagtgctgcaaaaaatatgcatttatatgcaaaaacattttacaaaaacccttaaatattattgtatttggattgttctactaaatgtttttaacaatacatccatGCATACTCATAATGCATAAGAAAGTTTGGGATCATTTTTGGGagttttatacagtatttttccaaaataaaactgttgttttacaattttgagcatgtggtagttttttgaagttgattgtaaagccattgctgccagtcatctgatttttagccttgcatgtatcgtgttgatctaaatgccaactaggatctaaTTCAGTGGTCGCCAACCCATCGATCGCAATCGACTGGTAGATCTTTATCACTGTCCCGGTAGCTCCAGTTTTGCAAGCATCTGTATTACTTAATCCAACTGCTTTATTTTCAATGAAGTGACCAATCAGATAAAAGAAGAGCACCCGTAAATTAACTGTCGCAAACGTCAATATGGATCTCCATGGTGATAGCCCACGCGAGGTAACATACCACAAACTAGAATGGCGGAGGCTCCATGAAAGAAGgcaaaaacataaaattttcatcTAGAATGGGAACAGGAATTTCTGTTTACCTTGGTAAACAAAAACAAGAATTATGTAAAAGAGGGAATCTGGAGCGGCATCACAATATCAACCACCCAAAATTTGAAGACCGCTACCCGCAAAAGAGCGCGATTCGTGCACGAAAAGTTGAGGAGCTGAGATCTGAGTTGAAGGCCCAGCAATGACTTTTTACAAAAGACTGCTACTGAAGCATCATTTCGTGTAAGTCAATTTCTGGCTAAAAACAAAAAGCCTTTTACGGATGGCGAATTATTCAAGGAAGCCATGGCCATTACTGCAGAGACTATTTTCAAGGATTTCAAAAACAAAGACGATATAAAAGCCTCACTCCGTGCTGTGACTCTCGGCCCTGCATCAGTGGCAAGGAGGGTCGAGTCACTGTCAGAGGACGTGGATCGACAGGTGTTAAAGGACTTGTCACTCTGTGAATATTTTTCACTTGCAGTTCGACGAATCTCTGGATGCAGTGGAAACAGCTCAGCTTGTTGTTTTTGTCAGAATGGCTTTCCAGGATTCTACAACAAAAGAGGACTTCCTCACTCTTTTGCACTTAAAGGAGAGAACGCGAGGTAAGGATTTTTACACTgagtttaaaaaatatgtaagcTAAAATGATATCTCCATTCATAAACTGGTAGCAATTACCACCGACGGAGCACCGGCGATGCGTGGCGTGCGCCTTGGTTTTATAGCACTGTTCCGTAATGACCCTGATTTTCCAGAGTTCAAGAATTATCATTGTGTCATTCATCAGCAGGCCTTAGCAGGGAAAGTTGTAGATTTTTCACACGTAATGTCATTGGTGGCCAAACTGATAAACTCGATACGAGCAAAAGCACTTCAGCGTCGCTTATGCAAGGCGTTACTGAATGAGCTCGATGCCGTGTACGGAGACCTACGTGCGGTGATTGAGCATTGGGAACGTGCTCCAGCGGTTTGTTGACTTACTGCCTGAGATAAAGACATTTCTATCTGCAAGAAACGAGGAGCACAAGTAACTGTCAGATGATGCGTGGCTGTGTGACCTGGGGTTTCAGACAGAATTGACTGCAAAGCTGAATACACTCAATAACGAGCTCCAGGGAAAAGACCGACACCTGCCACACATGATCAGCGCAGTGAATGCTTTTAAGTCTAAGCTTGGTGTTTGGATCACAAATCTTTCACCCTGAGAATTACTGTGCTCACCTGGACAAAGTTGCAACAGAGTTCAATATGCGTTTTGGTGAGTTAAACGAAATGAAATGCattgcttcatttgtctcaaaCCCATTCATGCTCATTGATATAGAACAGATTGCAGCCAAATTCCAGCAAGTATTTTCTTTGTCAAGTGGAGTTGACATGGAGATGGttgatttgaaaaatgacattGAGCTGAAAGCCAGATCAAGGGACAGTGACTTTTGGGGACTTGCCAACAGAGAAAAGTTTCCGCTCCTCACTGCATGTGCACTAAAAGTGAGTGCCTATTTTGGATCAACTTACCTCTGTGAAATGGCATTttcacagatgaaaataatcaaatcaaaatacaGGAGCCACCTTACTGACAGACACCTCACAGACTGCCTCAGACTGGCTGTCTCTAGCTATGAGCCAGACTTCAGATGACTCACAAAGAGTATTCAGTCACAGCCATCACACTGACTTGAGTGAGTAACATTACTTCAGTAGTTTTGCCTTCTGGTGGCATTGAGAAAAGGGATGTTGCATATGATGGGACATAACTGCACTTAGCTTAATTGAGATTGTTGATCATTTTGTTTGCACagttcatttataaaatgttaaggGTAGGTAGTACCGTCAGAAACTTCAGTGAATAAGCACTTTACTGCTGACAATGGCATTTTTCTTGAGTTCAGTGCCACTTCATATGATCTGATTATATGATGGTTGCTTCcaagttaagtaaaaaaagaaaaagaaaagaacatttaatttatattaaattcaaaTACTAAATAAAAGGGCTCAAGTTGGAAGTACAATCTGGGCTGTCTTTTTCTATCTATTCTTCGATAGGTAGATCTTGCCTTTCATTAAGGCCGAGGTCAGGGATCTTCGGCTTGAAAAGGTTGGTGACCACTgatctaattgaacatacaattgtgtctttatacacggtgcaaggtacgacggtaAAACAATGTCGTGTTATTAcattgattaacttttcaaagtCAACAGCTCATTCAGTTTTCATAcaaggtctgcagaacgaccctaattcacccgtaatgaaggtaagacggtgaaacagcgtctcgatttcaacggtgaatccacgtcgtgatttcaacgttgatccaatttgcaaaatcgaaaggtaattaaacgttgattcaaccatggtacctcacgttgtttcaacgttgaaatgccggctgggaagaatacccccaaaatgaaaattaaaagaaaacatttagcttCTTTATccgtatattatttttttcacaagaccataatgaaaataacaaatcatcaattaagaattaatttacgaaaatcatttttatttgtgatcgtggatgtttgggaaggctttaagaccaagcggaatcctctgttcccgcctcacagcgcgcgggactccgaggcttcactgtctgcggtttgactttactgaatcagattgaggcgaatacaaTTGATTATTGAACATGAGACCGACATTTAgcaagcaggaaaacattcattctaacgGAAGGAAGATGTATTTCactgagctaatgctgttagagagagagagagagagagggagagagaaccaGTCTAGGGCTATTAAACTTAGAGCTCATTATATTTAAGTACAaacccaaacaccagaaatgttatgcattttattttttcacatgcaATATGGTTGTTAGTATTTAGAagttaaaatctatttttaaacttgaatttaaatactattaaactaactttaaattctcaaagagtttataagtaaaaatggataaaatgtcacagggcatgttaaatagcctaaatgaacttgtgaGGCTGatcaagtcattttcagatgcaataaaaaaataaaaaaaaacctggatagccTATATTAGGCCCAGGCTCTGCTCTGAAGTATacaattttaacggattaattgcctattttcatttgctgcatgtcttctttattttttaaacacgctaaaaataaattaagtttgtcagatgaaaaaatatatattaatcgtGTATTGCATTTTAACGGATTCATCACCTGTTCTCTGtttgatgcatgtttttttttttgtttttttaacgctgaaaaataaatcagagtttgtgagaggaaaaaatataagtcAGGTATAAGTAGGGATGTGTaacgaaacccggtattaaactggccctggggctaaattatgaaagaccgtatcagtaagatctgacgctaTCGGTTCTGCATTCTGTAGTGgaacaaggggaaaaaaataatgtactatgtatttttgcttaataatgttatcgtgcacatcttatctcaccaaacataTCTAATGTGCGattatattaagacgtttgtctgtgagatctgcgagatctctaaTGCGTGCCGCGGacgctgtctgtcagtcacacacacacacaccgagccACAACGAGCTCTGTGCACGCACACGCATTAAcataaactcctgcttaataatagGGCTTGGGCATCGTGACTTGGCGTGGCCACCACGTTGACAGCCTCCTTTACTGTTACTCGGACTACtgtgcagtgtttagacatactccctctcatccgtgtgtcttaatttgattaattaaaaatctatttcaatcaTGGTAAACCGTTGTtttattgtggggtgtaatagcgcaacacataatcgccatgcagaaaacaaaatgagaatggattaactttacactgctttcctgcttggaggcacgaccacggagaccataacatctgaatattaatttatatagcttaagttaACATTGAAAAGAAGGGAAATTTCttgggttactcatccaaaatacgggaaatttcaacattcatctttttgttgctatccctctgctgacagcaaaaagtCGTtctacaaaactgctgcattaactaacgttgagcgatttgtgaagctaggtctaacgtgactttagttacagattggtgtgaaatcgtgctctcacaacaaccaagcgatcttaaaaagcccaacatcacgcagaag
The nucleotide sequence above comes from Carassius gibelio isolate Cgi1373 ecotype wild population from Czech Republic chromosome B3, carGib1.2-hapl.c, whole genome shotgun sequence. Encoded proteins:
- the LOC127952728 gene encoding uncharacterized protein LOC127952728, which translates into the protein MASPTIVICTSCHMYSLSISVADEGFTCDKCRETVRLTEKISELETRIQTLIEDSKNVRDLDMALDASSSGIPVHCPVPAEPLQQGNWVTVRQRSRGSKHRSSVPIKTLNRFSPLSDAPTEKPDESALVIGDSIVRNVNIKTPATIVKCLPGARAPDILANLKVLANAKRKYSKIVIHAGANDVRLRQSEITKNNFKEVCELASTMSDTVICSGPLPVYRGDEMHSRLSSLNGWMSKWCPQNNIGYIDNWTSFWGRPDLFKRDGLHPSWGGATLLSRNMANSLSVYT